The DNA region GGTGTCGCCGAGCAGCTTGCCCCAGTCATCGACCGGCCGATTGGACGTCAGCAGCGTCGAGGCGCGTTCGTAGCGCCGCATGATCACCTCGAGCAGGTCCTCGGCGGCCGTGTGCGGTAGCTTGCGCATGCCGAGGTCGTCGATGATCAGCAGCGGCACGGTGGTCAGCTCCAGCATCAGCGCTTTGCGCGTCCCTTCCACGCTGGCCTCGGTGATCTCCTCGAGCAGGATGTGCGCTTCGCGATACAGCACGCGATAGCCCTGCAGGATGGCCGCACGCCCGATGGCCTGCGCGAGATGGCTCTTGCCGGTGCCGGGCGGGCCGAGGAGCAGCACGTCTTCTCGCTGCGCCACGAAGCGCGCGGTGGCGAGCTCGTGGATCAGCGCCTGCGGCATCTTCCGGTTGAAGCCAAAGTCAAAGGTGTCGAGGGTCCGCTCGGCATCACGAAAGCCGGCCTGCTGCAGCCGGCGTGCGAGGAGCCGGTCCTGGCGGCGCAGCAGCTCGTCGCCGACCAGCGCCGAGAGCAGATCGATCGGGGCCTGGCGTTCCTGCTGCGCCTGGCGCAGGCGGGCCTCGAGGACATCGGCCATCCCGGAGAGGCGCAGCTTGCGCAGGGCGGCATCGAGTTCGGGCAGCGTCATGTGGGATCTCCTGTGGTGCGATCGATCAGATCGCGATAGACGGTCAGTTGACGGATCAGCGGGTCGACCTGCCGCAGCGTGAGCGGCGGCCGTCGCTCCAGGTAGCGGCGGAGGAAGCGGTAATTGAGGACGCGCAGCTCGAGCGCCGCCTTGGCCGCGTCCTCGAGGGCGATCGGGCCGTAGCGCTTCGCGAGGGCGAGCGCGCCGAGGATGCGGCGTGTGCCGGCCGCGCCGTCGTGCGTGTGGATGTGCGTGCACAGCGTGTGCAGCGCGGGACCGATCCGGCGGGCGCGCGCCAGGAGCGCGAGCGTCGTCGCCGGCGTCTTGGCGGGCCGGTCCGCCTCCGCGATGCGGTGATGCCCCCGCGGCCCACGCACATGCTCGCGCAGCAGTTGGCCGTCGAGCGTGAGCAGGCGCACGACCCCATCGGTCCACTGCACCTGGACACGCTGGCCGATCCAGCCGGGCGGCGCCGAGTAGTAGGCGGCCTCGACCTCGACGCAGCCATCGAGATGCACGGTGCGCGTGCCGTACCGGTAATAGCGAAACGGCGTGACGGGAAGCGCCTGCAGCACGGGCTGCTCCTCGGCAAACATCGCGGCCACCTGCCGCTTCGTCGTGCCGTGGATGCGGGTGTCCGCCCAGTGGGCCGTCCAGCGATCGAGGTAGGCCTGCGCGTCCTCGAGGGACTCGAAGCGCTGCCCCTTGAGCGGCGTCTGCTTCGCGTGGCCGACGCTGCGTTCGACCTTGCCCTTGCGATCGGGATCGCGCACGCGACACGGCAGCGCCGTGACGCCGTAGTGCGCGAGCACATCGCGATAGAGCGGATTGATCGTCGGGTCGTAGACGTCCGGCGTCAGCACGCCTTCGCGCAGGTTGTCGAGGACCAGCACGCGCGGGGCGCCGCCCAGCTGACGAAGCGCCTGCTCGTGCAGCGTGGCCCAGATCGCCGCGCTCGACTGCCACGTGAGGAGGTAGACGGCCTTACGCGAGTAGCCGAGCGTCAGCACAAACAGGCGTGTGCGCCGGTGTTTGCCCCCGCCCGGCGGCCGCACCATCGGCCCCTCGCCGTAATCGACCTGGGCCTCCTCGCCCGGCGCGGTGACGATCACCACGCGCGCCTCCGGCGTCGCGGCACCACGCAGCCGGCCGACGAAGCGCCGGACGCTCGCGTAGCCGGCCGTGAAGCCGTGGTCGTCGACCAGGTCCTGCCAGATCGCGCGGGCGTTCCGCCCGCGACCGACCGCCTCGGTGATCAGGTCGCGGTACGGCGTGCAGGCGCTCGCACTCGAGGCGCGGGACGGTGTGGGGTCGGTGGACACCCCCGTCGGCGAAATGGCCGGATTTGCCGCCGCTTCGCTCGGCGGCGCGGGCGCGTCGGCCCGCGGCCGCCCGCGGCCCCGCACGGCGACACCGGCGGCCCGGAGATAGCCGCTGATGGTCTCGCGGCGCACGCCGGTCGCCTGCTCGATGCGGCGCAGCGACCAGCCCAGGCGCCCCAGCGCCACCACCTGCTGCTGTTTTTGTGGGTCCAAGACGTTCCCCATGGCGCTCACGGACGCACAGGGCGTCCGGGCGCGGTTCACGTCTCGGCGCCGGCCTCAGGAAATGGCCGGTTTTGAGGTGTCGCTAATGGCCGGATTTGGGTATGGCCGGTTTTGAGGTGTCGCTAAATGGCCGGATTTGGG from Luteitalea sp. TBR-22 includes:
- the istB gene encoding IS21-like element helper ATPase IstB, yielding MTLPELDAALRKLRLSGMADVLEARLRQAQQERQAPIDLLSALVGDELLRRQDRLLARRLQQAGFRDAERTLDTFDFGFNRKMPQALIHELATARFVAQREDVLLLGPPGTGKSHLAQAIGRAAILQGYRVLYREAHILLEEITEASVEGTRKALMLELTTVPLLIIDDLGMRKLPHTAAEDLLEVIMRRYERASTLLTSNRPVDDWGKLLGDTAAVTALLDRLLHHAHVLKCGPRSWRTKVHTDLRPEAAAQ
- the istA gene encoding IS21 family transposase; this encodes MGNVLDPQKQQQVVALGRLGWSLRRIEQATGVRRETISGYLRAAGVAVRGRGRPRADAPAPPSEAAANPAISPTGVSTDPTPSRASSASACTPYRDLITEAVGRGRNARAIWQDLVDDHGFTAGYASVRRFVGRLRGAATPEARVVIVTAPGEEAQVDYGEGPMVRPPGGGKHRRTRLFVLTLGYSRKAVYLLTWQSSAAIWATLHEQALRQLGGAPRVLVLDNLREGVLTPDVYDPTINPLYRDVLAHYGVTALPCRVRDPDRKGKVERSVGHAKQTPLKGQRFESLEDAQAYLDRWTAHWADTRIHGTTKRQVAAMFAEEQPVLQALPVTPFRYYRYGTRTVHLDGCVEVEAAYYSAPPGWIGQRVQVQWTDGVVRLLTLDGQLLREHVRGPRGHHRIAEADRPAKTPATTLALLARARRIGPALHTLCTHIHTHDGAAGTRRILGALALAKRYGPIALEDAAKAALELRVLNYRFLRRYLERRPPLTLRQVDPLIRQLTVYRDLIDRTTGDPT